A single window of Amphiura filiformis chromosome 17, Afil_fr2py, whole genome shotgun sequence DNA harbors:
- the LOC140137210 gene encoding uncharacterized protein, with protein MAGYMIGQMGQFDSSMEDWKSYMERFQQFLIVNGVENNKKVAALISLVGPTVYKLLRSLTAPTDPATKTFDELVKLLTDHLAPAPLRIAERFKFYKRDQQPTESIREYVAELRRLSTTCEFGDFLNQALRDRVVCGLRAENIQRKCLTEDDLDLQKAINIAVASEAASKDTDMLHKGGNVNKVHSTPKRFNRNRGQQHPWIQHKPPTSMNSKPNYQGTTCYRCGEHHNANVCKYKTYKCNYCKR; from the coding sequence ATGGCTGGCTACATGATAGGACAAATGGGTCAATTTGACAGTAGTATGGAGGACTGGAAATCGTATATGGAACGTTTTCAGCAATTTCTTATTGTGAACGGTGTGGAAAATAACAAGAAGGTGGCAGCTCTCATCAGCCTTGTTGGGCCAACGGTATACAAACTTCTTAGGAGTTTGACAGCACCAACAGATCCAGCTACCAAAACATTTGATGAATTAGTTAAATTGTTAACGGATCACTTGGCACCAGCACCACTACGAATTGCTGAACGTTTTAAATTTTACAAACGGGATCAACAGCCTACAGAGTCAATCCGAGAGTATGTTGCGGAGCTAAGACGACTTTCAACCACTTGCGAATTTGGTGATTTTCTAAATCAAGCCCTTCGTGATCGCGTTGTTTGTGGGCTTCGTGCAGAAAACATTCAGAGGAAATGTTTGACAGAAGACGACTTAGATCTTCAAAAAGCAATTAACATTGCCGTAGCATCAGAAGCAGCATCGAAAGACACAGATATGCTCCACAAGGGTGGAAATGTGAATAAAGTACATTCCACACCTAAACGATTCAACCGAAATCGTGGTCAACAGCATCCCTGGATCCAGCATAAACCGCCAACAAGTATGAACAGTAAACCAAATTATCAAGGAACTACCTGTTATCGCTGTGGTGAACATCACAATGCCAATGTCTGCAAGTATAAAACTTACAAGTGTAATTATTGCAAAAGGTAG